A window of the Fusarium poae strain DAOMC 252244 chromosome 3, whole genome shotgun sequence genome harbors these coding sequences:
- a CDS encoding hypothetical protein (TransMembrane:12 (i45-64o70-91i124-145o151-170i182-203o223-243i264-283o318-342i363-383o389-413i434-459o471-489i)): MASTPPQADYGKEAVLDISENNDVETGEVKNGGLQRDLKNRHMQMIAIGGAIGAGLFVGSGGALQKGGPAALLIGYLIIGIMLLCTCLALAEMAVLYPVNGAFFTYICRFVDPSWGFAMGWQYALAWLTVLPFELIAAAITIRFWREDINMAVWVSVFLVTLIGIQFFGVRGYGEVEFVLSIIKICACVGFIILGIVINCGGVGDQGYIGFKYWQDPGAFTSFKGFCAVFVVAAFSFGGTEMVGLAAAESADPRRSIPMASKQVFWRIAIFYILNLFIVGLILPANDERLMGASGANTKASPFVLAIQDAGIKVLPSIMNAVITVAVLSVANSCTFGSTRTIQAMAERNMAPNFFKYIDSKGRPLYCVALQVAFGLLAYIGAAPQGMEIFGWLLALTGLGFLFVWGSICLAHIRMRAGMKAQGVNLGLIPYKTPFGVAGSYLGLGLNILALIASFYNALFPASGASPTAEAFFSSYLAFFSVALLYVGYKVCTRKWQMYVRPSEMDLNTGAVWLEEEEPKEPFVWADAPKRVLRSFF, translated from the exons ATGGCTTCTACTCCTCCCCAAGCTGACTACGGCAAGGAGGCCGTTCTCGACATCAGCGAGAACAACGATGTCGAGACCGGCGAGGTCAAGAACGGTGGTCTCCAGCGAGATCTCAAGAACCGACACATGCAGATGATTGCCATCG GTGGTGCCATCGGTGCTGGTCTCTTTGTCGGTTCGGGTGGTGCCCTTCAGAAGGGTGGCCCCGCTGCTCTCCTCATCGGTTATCTCATCATCGGTATCATGCTTCTCTGCACATGCTTGGCCCTGGCTGAGATGGCTGTCCTCTACCCCGTCAACGGTGCCTTCTTCACCTACATCTGCCGCTTCGTCGATCCTTCATGGGGCTTCGCCATGGGTTGGCAATACGCTCTGGCTTGGTTGACTGTGCTCCCCTTCGAACTGATCGCCGCCGCTATCACCATCAGATTCTGGAGAGAAGATATCAACATGGCTGTCTGGGTCTCTGTCTTCCTTGTCACTCTTATTGGTATCCAGTTCTTCGGTGTCCGAGGATATGGTGAGGTCGAGTTTGTTCTCTCCATCATCAAGATCTGCGCCTGTGTTGGTTTCATCATCCTTGGTATTGTCATCAACtgtggtggtgttggcgaCCAGGGCTACATCGGCTTCAAGTACTGGCAAGATCCTGGTGCTTTCACCAGCTTCAAGGGTTTCTGCGCTGTCTTTGTCGTCGCTGCTTTCTCTTTCGGTGGTACTGAGATGGTTGGTCTTGCTGCCGCCGAGTCTGCCGACCCCCGTCGATCCATCCCCATGGCTAGCAAGCAGGTCTTCTGGCGAATTGCCATTTTCTACATCCTTAACCTGTTCATCGTCGGTCTCATCCTCCCCGCCAACGACGAGCGTCTCATGGGTGCCAGCGGTGCCAACACCAAGGCCTCTCCCTTCGTTCTTGCTATCCAGGATGCAGGTATCAAGGTCCTCCCCAGCATCATGAACGCTGTCATCACTGTTGCTGTCCTCTCTGTCGCCAACTCCTGCACTTTCGGTTCCACCCGAACCATCCAGGCTATGGCTGAGCGCAACATGGCCCCCAACTTCTTCAAGTACATCGACTCCAAGGGCCGCCCCCTCTACTGTGTTGCTCTCCAGGTCGCCTTCGGTCTCCTTGCCTACATCGGTGCCGCTCCTCAGGGTATGGAGATCTTTGGCTGGCTCCTGGCCCTTACTGGTCTCGGTTTCCTCTTCGTCTGGGGTTCCATCTGCCTTGCTCACATCCGCATGCGCGCTGGTATGAAGGCACAGGGTGTCAACCTCGGCCTCATCCCTTACAAGACCCCCTTCGGTGTTGCTGGTTCTTACCTCGGACTCGGACTTAACATTCTCGCTCTTATCGCCTCTTTCTACAATGCTCTTTTCCCTGCCTCTGGAGCTTCCCCCACCGCCGAGGCCTTCTTCAGCTCTTACCTGGCTTTCTTCTCCGTTGCCCTTCTCTACGTCGGCTACAAGGTCTGCACTCGCAAGTGGCAGATGTATGTCCGACCTTCTGAGATGGATCTCAACACTGGAGCAGTCTGgctcgaggaggaggagcccAAGGAGCCTTTCGTCTGGGCTGACGCCCCTAAGCGAGTGCTCCGCAGCTTCTTTTAA
- a CDS encoding hypothetical protein (BUSCO:8534at5125) has protein sequence MESTVSSQERNEFFQKLKPCCVKISQLAIRQADAPASSRELSEQTRLLHEILDEQIRLNPLMLDEKFSEYVFFPLHHVFRQMDQYPMPLIENCIKTLTILITHGWKAKISAELVQQLLSLLTFIIDGTPESGPKRPVAEETVLEAFRGLTALFNTAGLATKAASGLSETESIPALGHGVTVMLNGVVDGATPQIQQEALRALQAVYHTVKELAALASFLPGTISSLAKVASSPNRYKAIVLAKCLETVGLVLTSVMADLRTRSILAKTESENEDEVHDNKILSPAWLNASTIQIKKALATMMKLRSHDSVEVRNALNKLCVILLDECHKTLSNCATILVETAMVLGEAGNKVSFTQTSLRDLISIYPELGEIVKTTTYNWMSSLSRLMQSADDDAKIDAIRNVIKGLELLKELHIQSSILDESMSMMLRDSVIALIQATKLPAANENMDVRLIDQGEEPADSEDTQYQPVLLPAESQKKLRNELSSLVTFLGTSSQQARFAGNMLEQVQDSNNHVGQVATFWLCFQIVKASHKSSAEEDMFLNLSAEDTSLDIDAIFNELYTNSVQILDRYTDTEPVDWRSEALALEAIAYTAQRSGESFRPELIDVLFPVATFLGSKNPQLQKHAIVTLNSLATSCGYANVSELIIQNVDYMVNSVSLRLNSLDISPASINVLTMMIRLAGPRLVPYLDDVVDSIFGALDNYHGYPLFVENLFVVLKEVVSQGVLSDMLLLEHQTNSRPDHRKQHKKAPGLSDLMGALDRRKQRAEFEKTEMDNVKEHPKIPWKEDGNEGEGKGEETAEPPQEPEKPPNTQTYQLLLRVANLTQHYLTSPTPTLRRSLLELLTNVSTALAPDEEAFLPLVNSIWPVVIDRLHDPEAYIAVEACHALAGLCVAAGDFLSSRFKTDWADWLRDWCRKIKQQASASPRWARPHGEADITRGRESDDNRVLMPLKNGDSLSGKPLTRMVTSSSGSLGKFASPARLWEGTVKLLTALVSYVQVDEEMFDDILDLLAEVLERNVQVREALEAVNEDAVWLSRYERGNVEWLATPKINGMQFAVMEMSQERASSN, from the exons ATGGAGTCTACAGTCAGTAGCCAAGAGAGGAACGAGTTCTTTCAAAAA CTCAAACCATGCTGCGTCAAGATAAGCCAATTGGCGATACGGCAAGCTGATGCACCAGCTTCATCTCGAGAACTAAGCGAGCAGACGAGGCTCCTCCATGAAATTCTCGACGAGCAAATCAGACTAAATCCTTTAATGCTGGATGAGAAGTTCTCTGAATATGTCTTCTTTCCTCTCCACCATGTTTTCCGTCAGATGGACCAGTACCCTATGCCCTTGATAGAAAACTGTATCAAGACACTCACGATCCTCATCACACATGGCTGGAAAGCAAAGATTTCCGCGGAACTCGTCCAACAGCTTCTGAGTCTTCTCACCTTCATTATTGATGGAACACCTGAATCTGGGCCGAAACGCCCTGTTGCTGAGGAGACTGTGTTGGAAGCCTTTCGTGGTTTGACAGCCCTCTTTAACACAGCCGGATTGGCGACCAAAGCAGCCTCAGGTCTTTCCGAAACCGAGTCGATACCTGCTCTTGGACACGGAGTAACAGTCATGTTAAATGGAGTAGTTGATGGTGCTACCCCCCAGATCCAGCAGGAAGCATTACGGGCCTTGCAAGCTGTGTACCATACTGTGAAAGAGTTGGCTGCATTGGCTAGCTTCCTACCCGGCACTATATCTTCACTAGCAAAAGTTGCATCGTCTCCTAACCGATACAAAGCCATCGTTCTCGCCAAATGCTTAGAGACAGTAGGCCTTGTGCTGACCAGTGTGATGGCTGATCTTCGGACACGGTCCATACTGGCCAAGACTGAATCCGAAAATGAAGATGAAGTCCACGATAATAAGATTCTGTCTCCGGCTTGGCTCAATGCAAGCACGATACAGATCAAGAAAGCGCTTGCTACAATGATGAAACTGCGGTCTCACGATTCAGTCGAGGTCAGGAACGCTCTCAATAAACTCTGTGTGATTCTCCTCGACGAATGCCACAAAACACTATCCAACTGTGCAACTATACTCGTCGAGACAGCTATGGTGCTCGGAGAAGCTGGCAACAAGGTATCTTTTACGCAGACCAGTCTACGGGATCTCATCAGCATCTATCCGGAACTTGGCGAAATCGTCAAGACAACGACATACAACTGGATGTCCAGTCTTTCGCGCCTGATGCAGTCTGCAGACGATGATGCGAAGATAGACGCAATACGAAATGTTATAAAGGGACTCGAGCTACTGAAAGAGTTGCACATACAATCGTCAATACTTGACGAATCGATGTCGATGATGCTCCGGGATAGTGTCATAGCCCTGATACAAGCAACGAAGCTCCCGGCGGCGAATGAGAACATGGATGTGCGGCTGATAGATCAAGGAGAGGAACCGGCAGATTCTGAAGATACACAATACCAACCTGTCCTACTCCCCGCTGAATCCCAAAAGAAACTTCGAAACGAGCTATCATCTCTCGTCACATTTCTCGGCACATCGTCGCAACAAGCAAGGTTTGCGGGCAACATGTTGGAACAAGTTCAAGATTCCAACAATCATGTTGGTCAGGTCGCTACGTTTTGGCTCTGCTTTCAGATTGTAAAAGCGAGCCACAAATCATCTGCCGAAGAAGACATGTTTCTCAACCTGTCAGCAGAAGATACGTCCCTGGATATTGACGCCATATTTAATGAGCTTTACACCAATTCAGTGCAAATTCTTGATCGATATACCGATACAGAACCGGTTGACTGGCGCTCGGAAGCCTTGGCTTTAGAAGCAATCGCTTATACGGCACAGAGGTCTGGAGAGTCGTTTCGTCCCGAACTGATCGATGTCCTCTTTCCAGTTGCGACATTTCTGGGATCCAAGAATCCGCAGCTTCAAAAGCATGCCATTGTTACGTTGAACAGTCTGGCCACCTCCTGTGGATATGCCAACGTGTCGGAACTTATCATCCAGAACGTCGATTATATGGTTAACTCAGTCTCCTTGAGGCTCAACAGCTTAGACATATCACCCGCGTCTATCAATGTTCTGACCATGATGATCCGACTGGCAGGCCCCCGGCTGGTGCCCTACCTAGACGACGTCGTCGACTCCATTTTTGGGGCACTGGACAACTACCATGGGTATCCTCTGTTTGTAGAGAACCTTTTTGTTGTGCTTAAAGAGGTCGTGAGTCAAGGTGTTCTTTCAGATATGTTATTGCTTGAACATCAAACAAATTCGAGGCCAGACCACAGAAAACAACACAAGAAAGCACCAGGTCTTTCTGATCTTATGGGTGCATTGGATAGAAGGAAACAGCGGGCAGAGTTTGAAAAAACAGAAATGGACAATGTGAAAGAACATCCCAAGATTCCGTGGAAAGAGGATGGAAATGAAGGAGAGGGCAAGGGTGAGGAGACGGCAGAGCCTCCTCAAGAACCAGAGAAACCACCAAATACGCAAACATACCAGCTCTTGCTGAGAGTGGCAAACCTCACCCAGCATTACCTCACATCGCCGACACCAACGCTGCGAAGATCACTGCTTGAGCTTTTAACAAATGTCTCCACTGCTTTGGCACCCGATGAAGAAGCGTTTTTGCCACTCGTGAATTCGATCTGGCCCGTGGTGATCGACAGGCTGCATGACCCAGAAGCTTATATCGCGGTTGAAGCGTGCCACGCTCTTGCAGGACTTTGCGTTGCTGCGGGGGACTTTCTTAGCTCTCGGTTCAAGACCGACTGGGCTGACTGGCTTCGCGATTGGTGTCGAAAAATTAAACAACAAGCTTCCGCCTCGCCGAGATGGGCCAGACCCCATGGGGAAGCTGACATTACGCGGGGAAGAGAAAGCGATGATAACCGAGTATTGATGCCCCTGAAAAATGGTGACAGTTTAAGCGGCAAGCCTCTAACGCGAATGGTCACATCGTCTTCAGGTAGTCTGGGGAAATTTGCGTCACCAGCACGATTATGGGAGGGCACGGTCAAACTATTGACAGCTCTCGTGTCGTATGTTCAAGTGGATGAAGAAATGTTTGATGACATTCTCGATCTACTTGCGGAGGTTTTGGAGCGAAACGTCCAAGTTCGGGAGGCGTTGGAGGCTGTCAACGAGGACGCTGTATGGCTATCACGATACGAGCGGGGGAACGTTGAATGGTTGGCAACACCGAAAATTAACGGAATGCAATTTGCTGTCATGGAAATGTCTCAGGAAAGGGCATCCAGTAACTAA
- a CDS encoding hypothetical protein (BUSCO:42534at5125), with protein sequence MAPSGPFTVTVHPFDSECRGSAAYEVGLASAQNAIVFIGGLTDGPHTIPYTRLLAQRLEEAKDLGYSVFEFRMRSSFSGFGTSNLSNDVEDISALVKYLRGIGKKKIVLFGSSTGCQDSIEYADYTKHNNEPVDGFILQGPVSDRETLDLIMPDPQPSLDLAAKMISEGKGGDCMPFDMIPAVLGAPISAYRFQSLASKGGDDDYFSSDLDDETLQKNWSRFKKPVLVLHSAEDEFVPARIDQAASNKKYKELNSSAVSDLSGLIPGASHTVEQPESQEWLSKTVIEFLKKV encoded by the exons ATGGCGCCTTCCGGTCCTTTCACCGTCACTGTTCATCCCTTTGACTCTGAGTGTCGAGGCTCAGCTGCCTACGAAGTTGGCTTGGCTTCTGCTCAAAATgccatcgtcttcatcggcGGGTTGACTGATGGCCCGCATACTATTCCCTACACCCGGCTCCTGGCCCAGCGTTTGGAGGAAGCAAAAGATCTGGGCTACTCGGTCTTCGAGTTCCGCATGAGAAGTTCTTTTTCGGGATTTGGTACTTCGAACCTCTCCAATGACGTGGAAGACATCTCTGCATTGGTCAAGTATCTTCGAGGCAtcggaaagaaaaagattgtCCTCTTTGGCTCATCCACCGGCTGCCAG GACTCTATTGAGTATGCCGACTATACAAAGCATAACAACGAGCCGGTGGATGGTTTTATCCTCCAAGGCCCAGTTTCGGATCGCGAGACACTAGACTTGATCATGCCCGACCCTCAGCCGAGTCTTGATCTCGCTGCCAAGATGATTTCTGAGGGCAAGGGCGGTGATTGTATGCCTTTTGACATGATCCCAGCTGTTTTGGGAGCACCAATCTCAGCTTATCGATTCCAGTCTCTGGCCAGCAAAGG TGGTGACGATGACTATTTCTCGTCAGACCTCGATGATGAAACCCTGCAGAAGAACTGGTCGCGATTCAAGAAACCAGTGCTGGTCCTGCACTCGGCCGAGGACGAATTTGTTCCCGCACGAATCGATCAAGCTGCGAGTAACAAAAAGTATAAGGAACTCAACTCTTCAGCTGTTAGTGACCTATCGGGACTGATTCCTGGCGCAAGCCATACCGTTGAACAACCCGAGTCGCAGGAGTGGCTTTCCAAAACAGTCATTGAATTTTTGAAGAAAGTTTAA
- a CDS encoding hypothetical protein (TransMembrane:16 (o69-90i111-129o141-159i171-190o202-222i357-375o381-401i441-459o465-484i545-566o578-604i982-1006o1026-1053i1114-1140o1216-1235i1242-1262o)~BUSCO:782at5125) produces MAFFNEQQQQQQQQVLFETGSFTGLRPLRELGANYFTLSSFKQPLCGNPEGWGPMSPYRYDFTPCFIDVWIASVSVFGLLFGSLAVWWLLAKKPKQERQTKNAHFYIKQSLLAIIILDVIAQFIVQIIYMPHVWYGDFRVLTTFLTILSLFVIFSVQWVEHSRIRYPSGVALFYWLFLLISYGVKLRSLISQQIYESNLPYFIIYCVGVGLSLVEFLVEWLWPRSTGPSGYEAIQDEDECPVEYANAFSQLAFSWMTPMMRYGYKVYLTEEDLWALAKDDKTKTTGARFDEAWRYELEHHKKPSLWRVLFKAYGGPYCVAAVFKFFNDIAQYIQPQLLRLLISFVDSHGKGKTPQPIIKGAAIALAMFACAVLQTTMVHQYFQLAFVTGMRIKGGLSSAIYRKSLRLSSEGRASKSTGDIVNYMAVDGQRLQDLTQFAQQLWSAPFQIIICMVSLYNLVGWSMMAGIVVMIVMMPIQGFVARIMKNMQKEQMKNKDSRSRLINEIINNMKSIKLYAWGSAFMNKLNFVRNEKELKNLRKIGATQAFANFTWTTAPFFVSCSTFTVFVLTQDKPLTTDIVFPALALFNLLTFPLAILPMVITSIVEASVAIGRLTSFLTAEELQPNAITIKSAPEQLGEESVIIRDGTFSWNRHENKPTLTDVEYTAYKGELSCVVGRVGSGKSSFLQSILGDLWKVKGNVEVRGTVAYASQQTWILNATVKENIIFGYKYDAEFYEKTVHACALVDDFAQLPDGDETVVGERGISLSGGQKARVSLARAVYARADIYLLDDVLSAVDSHVGRHIIDNVLGTRGLLASKTRILATNAIAVLRQASYVSLIKDGQIIERGTYKELVAQKGLVAELLKTAGQESGNASSEPSSSASSSKAATIIEPDVGQAKEELEEAQEQVPEMAPIKTGASAKPRSSSMATLRRASTASFRGPRGKLTDEEIAGSKTKQSKEHLEQGKVKWSVYGEYAKMNNIYAVALYLFMLLASQTANIGGSVWLKEWSERNQESNSNDHVGKYIGIYFAFGIGASALTVIQTLILWIFCSIEASRKLHERMAVAIFRSPMSFFDTTPAGRILNRFSSDIYRVDEVLARTFNMLFVNAARSGFTLIVISVATPAFVALIIPLALTYYFIQRYYLRTSRELKRLDSVSRSPIYAHFQESLGGISTIRAYRQQQRFELENEWRVDANLRAYFPSISANRWLAVRLEFIGAIVILAAAGFSIIAVTGDSPLSPGIVGLAMSYALQITTSLNWIVRQTVEVETNIVSVERVLEYAALPSEAPEIITKNRPPVSWPAKGEVDFVNYSTRYREGLDLVLKNISLDIKSHEKIGVVGRTGAGKSSLTLALFRLIEPATGHIGIDNVDTSAIGLLDLRRRLAIIPQDAALFEGSVRDNLDPGHVHDDTELWSVLEHARLKDHVSSMDGGLEAKINEGGSNLSQGQRQLVSLARAMLTPSNILVLDEATAAVDVETDAMLQSTLRSPLFANRTIITVAHRLNTILDSDRVVVLDKGEVVEFDSPAELFKKQGVFYGLMKQAGLELE; encoded by the exons ATGGCTTTCTTCAAcgaacagcagcagcagcagcagcagcaggttCTCTTTGAGACGGGCTCGTTCACAGGCCTTCGTCCGCTGCGAGAGCTTGGTGCGAACTATTTTACTCTTAGCTCGTTCAAACAACCTCTTTGCGGAAATCCAGAAGGATGGGGTCCCATGAGCCCGTATCGCTATGATTTTACACCTTGCTTTATCGATGTCTGGATTGCCTCTGTATCTGTGTTTGGTCTTTTGTTCGGATCGCTTGCTGTTTGGTGGTTGCTCGCCAAGAAGCCCAAGCAGGAGAGACAGACCAAGAACGCGCATTTCTACATTAAACAG TCCCTTCTCGCaatcatcatcctcgacgTCATTGCCCAGTTCATTGTACAGATTATTTACATGCCTCATGTCTGGTACGGCGACTTCCGAGTGCTAACAACTTTCCTGACTATTCTGTCcctcttcgtcatcttctCTGTGCAATGGGTCGAACACTCGCGCATTCGATATCCTAGCGGCGTCGCTCTCTTCTACTGGCTCTTCCTCTTAATATCTTATGGCGTCAAGCTACGGTCTCTTATTTCCCAGCAAATCTACGAGTCCAACCTACCATACTTCATCATCTACTGCGTCGGTGTTGGACTGTCTCTCGTCGAATTCCTTGTCGAGTGGCTATGGCCTAGAAGCACTGGCCCTAGTGGATATGAAGCTATTCaagatgaggatgaatgTCCTGTGGAATATGCCAACGCCTTCTCCCAGCTCGCATTCTCTTGGATGACACCAATGATGCGATATGGTTACAAGGTGTATTTGACCGAGGAAGACCTCTGGGCTCTTGCCAAGGACGACAAGACAAAAACTACTGGCGCTCGCTTCGATGAGGCCTGGAGGTACGAATTGGAACATCATAAGAAGCCGTCGTTGTGGAGAGTTTTGTTCAAGGCATATGGCGGACCCTACTGCGTCGCTGCTGTCTTCAAGTTCTTCAACGATATTGCTCAATACATTCAGCCTCAGTTGCTCCGCCTGCTCATCTCGTTTGTAGACTCGCACGGCAAGGGCAAAACTCCGCAACCCATCATCAAGGGTGCTGCTATCGCATTGGCTATGTTCGCTTGTGCAGTTTTGCAAACAACCATGGTGCACCAGTATTTCCAGCTCGCCTTTGTGACTGGCATGCGTATCAAGGGTGGTCTCTCCTCAGCCATCTACCGCAAATCTCTCCGACTGTCGAGCGAGGGCAGAGCATCAAAGTCCACTGGCGACATCGTCAACTACATGGCTGTCGATGGCCAACGTTTGCAGGATCTTACCCAATTCGCACAGCAACTCTGGTCTGCGCCATTCCAGATCATCATCTGCATGGTATCTTTGTACAACCTGGTTGGTTGGTCTATGATGGCGGGTATCGTTGTCATGATTGTAATGATGCCAATCCAAGGCTTTGTAGCTCGCATCATGAAGAATATGCAAAAGGAACAgatgaagaacaaggatTCCAGGAGCCGCCTGATCAACGAGATTATCAATAACATGAAGAGCATCAAGCTTTATGCCTGGGGATCTGCTTTCATGAACAAGCTTAACTTTGTCAGAAATGAAAAGGAACTCAAGAATTTGCGAAAGATTGGTGCTACCCAAGCTTTTGCCAACTTCACCTGGACTACGGCACCTTTCTTCGTGTCCTGCTCAACCTTTACCGTCTTCGTTTTGACCCAGGACAAGCCTCTCACCACTGACATCGTCTTCCCTGCGCTGGCCTTGTTCAACCTCCTGACTTTCCCACTTGCCATCCTCCCCATGGTAATCACCTCCATTGTCGAAGCCTCTGTTGCCATTGGACGACTGACAAGCTTCCTCACCGCCGAAGAGCTTCAGCCCAACGCAATCACAATCAAGTCTGCCCCTGAGCAACTTGGCGAAGAGAGTGTTATTATCCGTGATGGTACATTTTCATGGAACCGCCATGAGAACAAGCCTACACTCACTGATGTTGAGTACACTGCTTACAAGGGCGAGCTCTCTTGTGTAGTTGGTCGTGTCGGTTCTGGCAAGTCCTCTTTCCTGCAAAGTATTCTAGGCGATCTCTGGAAGGTAAAGGGTAATGTTGAGGTGCGAGGGACTGTCGCATATGCATCTCAGCAAACCTGGATTCTCAACGCTACTGTCAAGGAGAACATCATCTTTGGTTATAAATATGATGCCGAGTTCTACGAGAAGACCGTCCATGCATGCGCTCTGGTGGATGACTTTGCACAGCTTCCAGATGGAGATGAGACCGTTGTTGGCGAAAGAGGTATCTCCCTGAGTGGTGGTCAGAAGGCGCGTGTCTCCCTAGCTCGTGCCGTCTATGCCCGTGCCGATATTTACCTTCTTGACGACGTTCTATCTGCTGTTGATTCTCATGTTGGCCGTCATATCATTGACAACGTCCTGGGAACTCGTGGTCTCCTTGCCTCGAAGACTCGTATTCTTGCCACCAATGCCATCGCTGTTCTTCGCCAGGCTAGTTACGTCAGTTTAATCAAAGACGGGCAGATCATCGAGAGAGGAACATACAAAGAGCTGGTTGCTCAGAAGGGCCTTGTCGCCGAGCTTCTCAAGACCGCCGGACAAGAGTCTGGCAATGCTAGCAGTGAGCCCAGCTCCAGCGCCTCAAGCAGCAAAGCCGCTACAATCATCGAACCAGACGTTGGCCAGGCCAAGGAAGAGCTTGAAGAAGCCCAGGAACAAGTTCCAGAGATGGCTCCTATCAAGACTGGTGCTAGTGCTAAGCCTCGCTCAAGCAGCATGGCAACTCTTCGTCGTGCCAGTACTGCTAGCTTTAGGGGTCCCCGAGGTAAGCTCACCGACGAGGAGATTGCAGGTTCCAAGACCAAGCAGAGCAAGGAGCACCTGGAGCAAGGTAAGGTTAAGTGGTCTGTTTATGGCGAATACGCCAAGATGAACAATATCTATGCTGTTGCTCTTTACTTGTTTATGCTACTCGCTTCGCAAACTGCCAACATTGGTGGTTCGGTCTGGCTCAAGGAGTGGTCTGAGCGAAACCAAGAGTCCAACTCAAACGATCACGTCGGCAAATACATCGGCATCTACTTTGCGTTTGGTATCGGAGCCTCCGCTCTCACTGTCATTCAAACCCTGATTCTCTGGATTTTCTGCTCCATCGAGGCATCTCGAAAGCTTCACGAACGCATGGCCGTCGCTATCTTCCGCTCTCCCATGTCCTTCTTCGACACAACACCAGCTGGACGAATCCTTAATCGATTCTCTAGTGACATCTACCGTGTTGACGAGGTTCTGGCTAGGACCTTCAACATGCTTTTTGTCAATGCTGCTCGATCAGGCTTCACTCTGATTGTCATCTCAGTCGCAACACCAGCTTTCGTCGCCTTGATCATCCCTCTCGCCCTGACCTACTACTTTATCCAGAGATACTACCTAAGGACATCCCGTGAGCTCAAGCGACTTGACAGTGTGAGCCGCAGCCCCATCTATGCACACTTCCAGGAATCACTTGGCGGCATTTCTACCATTCGGGCATACCGACAGCAACAGCGATTTGAGCTGGAGAACGAATGGCGTGTTGATGCCAACCTCCGTGCTTACTTCCCTTCAATCAGTGCCAATCGCTGGCTCGCCGTTCGCCTCGAGTTTATCGGCGCTATCGTCATTCTAGCTGCTGCTGGCTTTTCCATCATTGCTGTCACTGGCGACAGCCCCCTCAGTCCCGGTATTGTCGGTCTCGCCATGTCATATGCTCTGCAGATTACAACCTCACTCAACTGGATTGTCCGCCAAACTGTTGAAGTCGAGACTAACATTGTCTCGGTGGAGCGTGTCCTTGAATATGCAGCCCTACCCAGCGAGGCACCCGAGATTATTACCAAGAACCGACCCCCTGTCTCGTGGCCTGCCAAGGGCGAAGTTGATTTTGTCAACTATAGCACACGTTATCGCGAGGGATTGGACTTAGTGCTCAAGAATATTAGCCTCGACATCAAGTCGCACGAGAAGATCGGCGTTGTTGGCCGCACTGGGGCGGGCAAGTCATCTCTCACACTCGCCTTGTTCCGTCTCATCGAACCAGCAACTGGCCACATTGGTATTGATAATGTCGATACATCTGCTATCGGTTTGCTCGATCTACGCCGAAGACTGGCCATCATTCCACAGGATGCAGCACTATTTGAAGGCAGTGTCCGGGATAATCTTGACCCCGGACACGTCCATGACGACACTGAACTTTGGAGTGTACTGG AGCACGCCCGACTGAAGGACCACGTTTCAAGCATGGATGGTGGGCTGGAGGCCAAGATTAACGAAGGAG GCTCCAACCTTTCCCAAGGTCAAAGACAACTGGTCTCGCTTGCTCGCGCAATGCTGACCCCGTCTAACATCCTTGTTCTGGACGAGGCCACTGCTGCCGTCGATGTTGAGACGGACGCAATGCTACAGAGCACCCTCCGATCACCCCTGTTCGCAAACCGCACCATCATCACTGTAGCGCATCGTCTCAATACCATCCTAGACAGCGACCGTGTAGTGGTGCTCGATAAGGGTGAGGTGGTCGAATTTGATAGTCCAGCTGAGCTTTTCAAAAAGCAAGGTGTTTTCTACGGACTCATGAAACAGGCTGGCTTGGAACTAGAATAA